The window CTGACGGAAAAGAACGAGATTATGCTTGTGCGCCAGTTCCGCTACCCGTACAAAGAGGTTGTTCTGGAAGCGCCGGCGGGCAAGCTTGAACACGGAGAAGACCCGTTTGAAGCAATGAAGCGCGAACAGAAGGAAGAAACCGGAACTACCGGTACCCATTATGTCGATTTGGGCAGACTGTATCCCTCCCCCGGCTACTCGAATGAAATTATTTATCTTTACGCCTGCCGCGCAGACTCTTTCGGGGATACGGCGTTTGATGAAGACGAGTTTTTGGAAACCGAAAAAATCCCGGTTGACAAAGCGGTGCACATGGTCATGAACAGCGAAATACCTGACGCAAAAACGCAAGTGCTGGTTTTGAAAACCGCGCAGCTTTTAAAAGACGGCAAAATTTGAGGAGTGCAGAATGAAGGAAAAGAAGTCCGTTAAACTAAGCGAAAAGAAAAAGCACCTTCTTATGTACCTGAGCCTTTTGGCCGCCGCCGTCTTTTTCGCAATTCAAAACCCGAACGAAAGCTGGCTTGCAATCAGCATTGCGATTGGACTTGCAATCAGTTACGCCCCAGAAGGGATCCGTTGGATAAAAAGCAGAAAAACGGATGCACCTGTACAGAGCGCTTCGGAACAGCCGGATGAAACGGACCATGAAGAAGAGCAAAACAGATGAAATGAATGCTGTCCGGGAACTTTGTTTCCGTGGGCGGCATT of the uncultured Caproiciproducens sp. genome contains:
- a CDS encoding NUDIX hydrolase, with protein sequence MELNEKTLSRNNVYDGKILKFHVDKVELINGKTSTRECVDHPGGVTVAVLTEKNEIMLVRQFRYPYKEVVLEAPAGKLEHGEDPFEAMKREQKEETGTTGTHYVDLGRLYPSPGYSNEIIYLYACRADSFGDTAFDEDEFLETEKIPVDKAVHMVMNSEIPDAKTQVLVLKTAQLLKDGKI